CTGTGGGACGATGAAACCGGTGAGGCCGTGCTCACCGATGTGGGCGGCGATGTGCCGTTTGTACTGGCGGAAGTTGCCAAGCGCGGTTTGAAGTTGACGGCCGTTTGGCTGACGCACGGGCATTTGGACCATGCGGGCGGGGTGGTTGAGTTGCTCTCGCAGTATGATGTGCCGGTGTTGGGGCCGCACGAAGCAGACGGTTTTCTGCTGGAGCAGCTGCCGCAGGTGACGGCGCAATACGGCTTTCCCGTGTCGCCCGCGTTCGAGCCTTCGCGCTGGTTGCAGGAAGGCGACACGCTGGCGGTGGGAAACCATACGTTTGAAGTGCTGCATATCCCCGGCCACACACCGGGCCATGTTGTGTTTTATTGTAAAGATGCGGAATTATTAATCGCAGGTGATGTCTTGTTTTATGAAACGATTGGCAGAACCGATTTCCCGCGCGGAAATCATGCTGATTTAATCCGCAATATTGCAAGCAAGCTGCTGGTATTGCCCGAACACACGACGGTGGTCGCGGGGCACGGCAGAGCCACCACCATCGGCCACGAAAAGCGGCATAATCCGTTTTTGCAGGGCTGAGGCCAAAGTTAAGAAGTGCAAAATGCCCGAAAGGCTGCTTTGCTTGCAGATCGGCGGATATGGATTTGTTTTCCCACACCATCCCAATGCAAGGAGTGAGTAATGTCTTTTGATTTAGGTAGTTTGCTGCAAGGCCAGTTGGGCGGCGTGTTGAGCCGCTTTTTAACCCAAAACGGCGAAAGCGCCGAAAACAGCACCAAGGCCGCCGGTTTGGCGGTTCCCGCTGTTGTGGCGGGCTTGTTGAAACATGTCGGCGGCAACCCCGATAATGCCGCAGGCCTGTTCGAGCTGGTTAAAGGCAGCGCGGGCGCCCCGTTGAACAATGCCGTGGCGCAGGCCGAAGAAGGCGGCAGCGGTTTGGACAGCCTGATCGATTGGGGCAAAGCCAAACTGCCCGAACTCTTGGGCGGCAATGCGGCCGATGTGTCCGACCAAATCGCGCAGGAAAGCGGCGTGTCGAAAGCCACCGCAGGTTCGCTGCTGTCGCTGTCGCTGCCGTTGGTGTTGTCGGTGTTGCGCGGCAAAGTGCAGGGCGACAACCTCAGCCAAGGCCAGTTGTTGGGCTTGCTCGGCCAGCAGCAAAGCTGGCTTTCCGGCGCATTGAGCGGTGGTATGCTTTCGGCTTTGGGCATCAGCAGCCTGAGCGGTTTGTTCGGCAGCCTGTCGGGTTTGGCCGGCGGTATCGGCCATGCCGCATCTGCCGCTGCGGGCGGTGCGGCTGCGGCAACGGCAGCCACTGCAAGCAAGGGTTCGGGTTTGGGCAAATGGATTGCCTTGGTGATTGCCGCACTTTTGGCTCTGTTTGCCTATAAGAGCTGCGGCACCCAAAGCGGCCAAACCGGCCCCGCCGCAGCCAGCGATGCCTCGGCGCCTGTTGCCGAGGCGGCTTCGGAGCCTGAAAGCGCGGCTGTGTCTGCCGTGATGCCGTCCGAACCTTCTGCGGTGTCCGCTCCTGCTGCTTCGGCACCTGCTGCTGCTTCGGAAGCTTCGGCGCCTGCCGCACCTGCCGCCGACCCCAACAGCGCCCATGTGAGCTATGATAACGGCGTGGCCAAATTCTATTTTGCCACTGCCAAAACCGATGTGGCCGAAGGTGCCGAAACCGTGGTGGCCGAAGTGATTGCCGCCGGTAAAGAAGGTAAAAAACTGGTGATCAGTGGATTTGCCGACAGCACCGGTAAAGCGGCGGCAAACGAAAAATTGTCGAAAGACCGCGCCAACGCCGTAAAAGCCTTCTTTGAAGCGCAAGGCGTGGATGCTGCCAATATCGAACTGCGCAAGCCTGAAAACACCACCGGCGCGGTAGGCAACGATGCCGAAGGCCGCCGGGTGGAAGTGAAAGTGGAAGGTTGATTGGTACGCTGATCTAAACTGTTTTGCTTTGATAAAAGGCCGTCTGAAAATATTTCAGACGGCCTTTCTGACTGCACACCCTAAGCATTAAACGGCAATCGGCACGGTTTTTTGCAAAACCGAAAAACATCACAAAGAAGTTCATTTACCGTTGTTTGATGTTGCCCAATCCGTTCGGGCGGGAAGGCGGTTGGGTGCTTTCAGACGGCCTGAACGGTTTCTGCGAACGGATCAGCTTTGCAATTTCGCCAACTGCGCTTCTACCTTGGCCATTTTGTCTGTCAAATCGGCCAGCTCGGCTTTGTCTTTTTCCACCAGATGCGCGGGGGCTTTTTCGGTGTAGCCGGGCTTGGAAAGTTTGGCGTTCAGTTTGTCCAAAGCTTTTTGCAGTTTTTCCGCTTCCTTATTCAAGCGGGCGGTTTCGGCTTCTTTGTCGATTTCCACTTTCAGCATCAGGCGGGCGTTGCGGGCGGCTTGGCACACGGCAACCGGCGCGTCTTCGCCTTCGGGCAGTTTGTCGACCAATTTGGCTTCGGTGAGGCGGGTGAGTGCGGGCAGGTATTTCAGCATGTCGGCCAGCTCTTCGCCGCCTTCGACCAACAGCGGCGCTTTCACGCCGGGGCCCAAGCCCATTTCGCCGCGCAGGTTGCGCACCGATTCCACCAGGCCTTGCAGGACGCTCATTTTTTCAAAAGCGGCGGGTGCGATTTTTTCCGGATCGGCTTTGGGGAAGGGAGCCAGCATGATGCTGTCGGCGGTTTTTCTGCCGCACATCGGCGCAACGGTTTGCCACAGTTCTTCGGTGATAAACGGGATAATCGGGTGTAGCAGGCGCAAAATCACTTCCAAAACGCGCAACAGGGTGGCGCGGGTGGTGCGCTGGGTGGCGGGGCAGCCGGTTTGGATTTGCACTTTCGCCAGCTCGATATACCAGTCGCAATATTCGTTCCACACGAATTCATACAGCGTTTGCGTGGCCAAGTCGAAGCGGTAGGTGTCGAACGCGGTGGCCACTTCGGCTTCCACCTGCTGCAAACGGCCGATAATCCATTGGTCGACAAAGGTGTAGGCGCGCGGAGCGCTTTCGTCTAAGCCGCAATCCTGGTTTTCGGTGTTCATCAGCACGAAGTTGGTGGCGTTCCACAATTTGTTGCAGAAATTGCGGTAGCCTTCGGCGCGTTTGAAGTCGAAATTGATGCTGCGGCCGAGGCTGGCGTAGCTGGCCATGGTGAAGCGCAGCGCGTCGGTGCCGAACACGGGAATGCCTTCGGGGAACAGCTTTTCGGTGGCTTTTTTCACCTGCGGCGCTTTTTCGGGGCGGCGCAGACCGGTGGTGCGTTTCACCAGCAGGCTTTCCAAGTCGATGCCGTCGATTAAGTCCACCGGGTCGATCACGTTGCCCTCTGACTTCGACATTTTCTTGCCTTCGTGGTCGCGCACCATACCGTGGATGTACACGTCTTTAAACGGCACTTGGCCGGTAAAGTGGGTGGTCATCATGATCATGCGCGCCACCCAGAAGAAGATGATTTCGTAGCCGGTAACCAATACACTGCTGGGCAGGAAGGCTTTCAATTCGGGTGTTTCAGACGGCCAACCCAAAGTGGAGAAAGGTACGAGGGCGGAGGAGAACCAGGTGTCGAGCACGTCTTCGTCGCGCACCAGGCCGGTTTTGCCGGCCAGTTTTTCCGCTTCTTCCTGCGAGCGGGCGACGTAGCAATGGCCGTCTGAATCGTACCACGCGGGAATTTGGTGGCCCCACCACAATTGGCGCGAGATGCACCAGTCTTGGATGTTGTTCATCCATTGGTTGTAGGTGTTGACCCAGTTTTCGGGGATAAACTTCACCGCACCGCTGTCGACCGCGTGTTTGGCTTTTTGCGCCAGGCTCATGCCTTTGAATTCGGATTCGGGTTCGCCGCCGTTGGGTGTGGCCGACATCGCCACGAACCATTGGCTGGTGAGCATCGGCTCAATCACCGAGCCGGTGCGGTCGCCCTTCGGCGTCATCAGCGTGTGCGGTTTCACTTCGGCCAGCAGGTTTTGCGCTTCCAAATCGGCCACGATTTGTTTGCGCGCGGCGAAGCGGTCGAGGCCGGCATAGGCTTCAGGTAGCCTGAAACCCGCTTGCGCTTCGCCTTGGTAGTTGAACACTTCGGCATCGGCCAATACTTTGGCTTCCAAGTCAAAAACATTGATTAAACGGGTGTTGTGGCGTTTGCCGACTTCGTAGTCGTTGAAGTCGTGCGCGGGCGTGATTTTCACGCAGCCGGTGCCGAAATCTTTTTCCACGTATTCGTCGGCAATCACCGGAATGGTGCGGCCGGTGAGCGGCAGCACCAGCTCTTTGCCGATTAAGTGGGCATAACGCTCATCTTCGGGATGCACGGCCACGGCCACGTCGCCCAACAGCGTTTCGGGGCGGGTGGTGGCCACAATCACGCTTTCAGACGGCCTCTCGGCAATCGGATAGCGGATGTGCCACATCGAGCCTTGCTCTTCCACGCTTTCCACTTCCAAATCGGATACCGCCGTGCCCAACACCGGATCCCAGTTCACCAAGCGTTTGCCGCGGTAAATCAGCCCCTGCTCGAACAGGCGCACGAACACTTCGGTCACAATCGGCGCGCGCACATCGTCCATGGTGAAGTATTCGCGGCTCCAGTCGGCCGAGCAGCCCATGCGGCGCATTTGCTCGGTGATGGTGCCGCCGGACTGTTCTTTCCATTGCCACACTTTTTCGAGGAATTTTTCGCGGCCAAGCTCATGGCGCGAAATGCCCTGTTCGGCCAGCTGGCGCTCCACCACAATCTGGGTGGCGATGCCGGCGTGGTCGGTGCCGGGCACCCAGCAGGTGTTGCAGCCTTTCATGCGGTAGTAGCGGGTGAGGCCGTCCATAATGGTTTGGTTGAAGGCGTGGCCCATATGCAGCGTGCCGGTTACGTTGGGCGGCGGCAGTTGGATGGCAAAGGATTCGGAACGGGAAAAATCGGGCTGGAAATAGCCCTTCGCTTCCCAGTTGCGGTAATGTTTGGCTTCGATTTCGGCGGGATTGTATTTGTTTAGCATGATGTTTCTTTGAATGCGGCGTTAAGTTTGTAAAATTGTGGAATTATAACGCAAAGGCCGTCTGAAACCTATAAAAGGCGTTTCAGACGGCCATGAAACTGCCCGTTAGGCCGGTTGGCGCTAACGGGCGGTTTTATTTTCTCGGCTCATTTGTTTTTCGCTTCGGCCTTGGCTTCTTTTTTCAAAGAGGCATATAAGTCAGGCTGGCGGCTTTTCAGCAGCGAAGCAATCGCGAGATCGTCGCGGTTCACTTTGGCCAAGTCGATTTTCTCGATGTGTACCAAACGCAGCAACTCGCGAACAGGCTTGGGCATGTTGCGGCCTGATTCGTAGCGCGAACCGCCGGACTGGGTAACGCCGATTCGGCTCCAAAAGTCCATTTGGTTTAAACCGAGTTTTTTGCGGATATCGCGGATATTTTCGATTTTCTCGAACGACTTCATGAAATTCCCTTCATTTGTTGTAAAGCTCAATCTGGCAATTACTTATTCAGTAATAATATCCTGAGTGAGAATATTATATTCAGATAAGTATAAACGCTTAGACAGCAAAATCAGGATAAGTTTAATCGGATTTTCTATCAAGCGGTCAAAAAACGCGATAAACGCGATGTGTTGTTACGACTGTCCTTTAAAAACAAAGGGTTACTTTTTAAAGCAAAGATTCTAACTAAAAATAATTTACATAAAAAAACGTAACGAAATCAAGGTTTACCTGTTTGGGGACTGATTGTGAGGATTTCATACCCCGTTTCGGTAACCAAAACTTCGTGTTCCCATTGGGCGGAAAGCGAGCGGTCTTTGGTAACCACCGTCCAGCCGTCGGCCAAAATGCGCAGGTGGCGTTTGCCTTGGTTAATCATCGGCTCTACCGTAAAAATCATCCCCGGCTGCAACACCA
The sequence above is a segment of the Neisseria dentiae genome. Coding sequences within it:
- a CDS encoding helix-turn-helix domain-containing protein; this encodes MKSFEKIENIRDIRKKLGLNQMDFWSRIGVTQSGGSRYESGRNMPKPVRELLRLVHIEKIDLAKVNRDDLAIASLLKSRQPDLYASLKKEAKAEAKNK
- a CDS encoding OmpA family protein produces the protein MSFDLGSLLQGQLGGVLSRFLTQNGESAENSTKAAGLAVPAVVAGLLKHVGGNPDNAAGLFELVKGSAGAPLNNAVAQAEEGGSGLDSLIDWGKAKLPELLGGNAADVSDQIAQESGVSKATAGSLLSLSLPLVLSVLRGKVQGDNLSQGQLLGLLGQQQSWLSGALSGGMLSALGISSLSGLFGSLSGLAGGIGHAASAAAGGAAAATAATASKGSGLGKWIALVIAALLALFAYKSCGTQSGQTGPAAASDASAPVAEAASEPESAAVSAVMPSEPSAVSAPAASAPAAASEASAPAAPAADPNSAHVSYDNGVAKFYFATAKTDVAEGAETVVAEVIAAGKEGKKLVISGFADSTGKAAANEKLSKDRANAVKAFFEAQGVDAANIELRKPENTTGAVGNDAEGRRVEVKVEG
- a CDS encoding MBL fold metallo-hydrolase — translated: MTLHCEIIAVTPFRQNCTLLWDDETGEAVLTDVGGDVPFVLAEVAKRGLKLTAVWLTHGHLDHAGGVVELLSQYDVPVLGPHEADGFLLEQLPQVTAQYGFPVSPAFEPSRWLQEGDTLAVGNHTFEVLHIPGHTPGHVVFYCKDAELLIAGDVLFYETIGRTDFPRGNHADLIRNIASKLLVLPEHTTVVAGHGRATTIGHEKRHNPFLQG
- a CDS encoding valine--tRNA ligase; this translates as MLNKYNPAEIEAKHYRNWEAKGYFQPDFSRSESFAIQLPPPNVTGTLHMGHAFNQTIMDGLTRYYRMKGCNTCWVPGTDHAGIATQIVVERQLAEQGISRHELGREKFLEKVWQWKEQSGGTITEQMRRMGCSADWSREYFTMDDVRAPIVTEVFVRLFEQGLIYRGKRLVNWDPVLGTAVSDLEVESVEEQGSMWHIRYPIAERPSESVIVATTRPETLLGDVAVAVHPEDERYAHLIGKELVLPLTGRTIPVIADEYVEKDFGTGCVKITPAHDFNDYEVGKRHNTRLINVFDLEAKVLADAEVFNYQGEAQAGFRLPEAYAGLDRFAARKQIVADLEAQNLLAEVKPHTLMTPKGDRTGSVIEPMLTSQWFVAMSATPNGGEPESEFKGMSLAQKAKHAVDSGAVKFIPENWVNTYNQWMNNIQDWCISRQLWWGHQIPAWYDSDGHCYVARSQEEAEKLAGKTGLVRDEDVLDTWFSSALVPFSTLGWPSETPELKAFLPSSVLVTGYEIIFFWVARMIMMTTHFTGQVPFKDVYIHGMVRDHEGKKMSKSEGNVIDPVDLIDGIDLESLLVKRTTGLRRPEKAPQVKKATEKLFPEGIPVFGTDALRFTMASYASLGRSINFDFKRAEGYRNFCNKLWNATNFVLMNTENQDCGLDESAPRAYTFVDQWIIGRLQQVEAEVATAFDTYRFDLATQTLYEFVWNEYCDWYIELAKVQIQTGCPATQRTTRATLLRVLEVILRLLHPIIPFITEELWQTVAPMCGRKTADSIMLAPFPKADPEKIAPAAFEKMSVLQGLVESVRNLRGEMGLGPGVKAPLLVEGGEELADMLKYLPALTRLTEAKLVDKLPEGEDAPVAVCQAARNARLMLKVEIDKEAETARLNKEAEKLQKALDKLNAKLSKPGYTEKAPAHLVEKDKAELADLTDKMAKVEAQLAKLQS